From a region of the Rhipicephalus microplus isolate Deutch F79 chromosome X, USDA_Rmic, whole genome shotgun sequence genome:
- the LOC142776202 gene encoding uncharacterized protein LOC142776202 codes for MNLKLLRKAELLQLAKELRLDVSDALRKPELIEAISALEAEEDELTECLEIIREREAAKRQAEERREQQEKEREERELELKRLEFQRSREREERDHALELKRLEVEIERVRTAGQRSEANSAGVHISLKMTELIRPYKLGEDIGLFLVNFERTCEKQGFSRESWPQRLLTLLPGEAAEVIARLSTEEVDDYDKVKSSLLRKYRLSAEAFRRKFRELEKGRSESYTEFAYKLKSNMVEWLKEEKAYGDHAKVIECFLLEQFYNRLPENIRHWVQDRPDVSSVARAAELAEEFVTRRAREGSDSGRKGGPNFRFKPKRGPVKTKEEPEIGNARTVNTSESERNTEPALEQQRKLEARKPFLCYNCHKPGHIAAHCKKPKVVFLSISGRDENLELLEPYMRDLEVNGKPCRVLRDSAATMDVVHSSYVEPQMFTGECAWIKQAVESCSACLPVAKVTIKGPFGTLETEAAVSPALPPQYPYLFSNRSDKMLRERGQLFGEANVMALTRSKARELAAKAVAESPLAEIGLTQDSPAEVELAPALQQQGVPSVEDEATARAPSEILEEHSRDLLVAPTLESLQRLLMVDSMALRNQQDKDPSLRNIQSRVNEKIAPKNISYYEKDGILYRKYVDKRGVMFDQLVVPQAYREDLLRLSHGSSWAGHLGVKKTKGRLLQEYYWPGCFCDAKRFVRTCDTCQRVGKPGDKSRAPMKLVPIITEPFRRLVVDTVGPLPATSSGYRHVLTAICPATKFPEAVPLKELSSVEIVNALLSIFARVGFPAEIQSDQGSVFTSALTTTFLERCGVKLIHSSVYHPQSNSVEKLHSILKRVLRALCYERKTDWELCLPATMFALRTAPHEATRFSPAELVYGRSLRSPLRLLRESWEGRAEDPVVVEYVLKLLERLRSAQRLSEQAMAKAQHRSKVYYDRTARTRRFDVGDKVMILRPSQKNKLEVQWEGPANVVEKLSDTNYVIRLPGKREIQQVYHCNLLKPYREREAVVCMMVNIPEEIPVELPGLASVINGEDGEPLIKELISKAQLEPEQKIELQDLLKEFQDLFVDRPGRTSVVTHDIELTSSEPVRSKAYRVSPRQREIMDSEVKKMLELGVIEPCESDYTSPLILVEVPGKDPRPCVDYRKLNSITKDQIYPIPNIEECIERVSGARYISTLDLVRGYWQVPLTEKASRYAAFISPLGTFRPKVLSFGLKNAPYCFSSLMDKVLRGLGEFALPYLDDVAIYSSAWSEHMQHLRVVLTRLREAGLTVKAPKCQLAQAEVIYLGHIIGQGRLRPSELKVAAIRDFPQPRSKTDIRSFLGVAGYYQRYILRYSELASAFTDALRKTEPQTVIWDDRKEEAFKALKAALTSQPVLKSPDYSKEFIVQCDASERGMGVVLCQRGEDGEHPVLYASRKLTV; via the coding sequence atgaatttgaagttgctgcgtaaagcggagttattacagcttgcaaaggagttgcgtttggatgtttctgacgcactccggaaaccagaattgatcgaggctattagtgctctggaggctgaggaagatgagctgacggaatgccttgagataattcgagaaagggaagccgcaaaaagacaggcagaggagcgtagagaacagcaagagaaagagcgtgaggaaagggagctcgaattaaaacgactcgagtttcaacgttcgagagagcgcgaggaacgcgatcacgcgctcgagttaaagcgactcgaggttgaaatagagcgcgtgcgaacggcagggcagagaagcgaggcaaacagtgcaggggtgcacatatcgctcaaaatgacagaactaattcgcccttataaactcggagaggacattgggttgttcttggtgaactttgagcggacgtgtgagaagcaggggttctcccgtgagtcgtggccacagcgcttgctcacactcttacctggcgaggcagcagaagtaatcgctcgtttatccactgaggaggtcgacgattacgataaagtaaaatccagtttgcttaggaagtacaggctgtccgcggaggcattccggcggaaattccgtgaattggagaaaggaaggagtgagtcATACACTGAATTTGCCTATAAACTGAAGTCAAACATGGTGGAATGGCTAAAGGAGGAGAAGGCCTACGGTGACCACGCAAAGGTTATTGAGTGTTTTTTACTAGAGCAATTCTACAACCGGTTACCAGAGAACATTAGGCATTGGGTGCAAGACAGGCCAGATGTTAGCTCTGTAGCCAGAGCCGCAGAGCTAGCAGAGGAATTCGTCACACGTCGGGCTCGCGAAGGCAGTGACAGTGGTCGAAAAGGGGGTCCCAATTTTAGGTTCAAGCCAAAGAGAGGGCctgtgaaaacgaaggaagagcctgaaattgggaatgcccgaaccgtaaatacgtcggagtcggaacggaacaccgaacctgcgttagaacagcaaaggaagctagaagcgaggaaaccgttcctttgctataactgccataaaccaggtcacattgcggcgcactgtaagaaaccaaaagttgtgtttctatccatcagtggtagggacgagaatctcgagcttctcgaaccttacatgcgcgaccttgaagtgaacgggaagccatgccgcgtactgcgcgattctgcggctacgatggacgtagttcacagctcatacgttgaaccgcaaatgttcacgggtgagtgtgcttggatcaagcaggctgtagagtcgtgtagtgcatgccttcccgtcgcaaaggtaactatcaaaggtcctttcggcacgctcgagacggaagctgccgtgtcgccggcactccctccgcaatacccttacctgttttcgaatagatctgacaagatgctgcgcgagagagggcagctgtttggggaggcaaatgtgatggcgctaacgcgttcgaaagcacgggaactcgctgcgaaggcagttgccgagtcccctttagctgaaatcggcctgacgcaggactccccagcagaggtcgaacttgcgccagcgttacaacagcagggggtcccatccgtggaggatgaagctacggcacgggcaccatcagaaatattggaagagcattccagagatttacttgtagcgcctacgttggaaagcttacagcgactgttaatggtagacagcatggccttgaggaatcaacaagataaagacccgagcttgcgaaacatccagagcagggtaaatgaaaagatagccccgaaaaacataagttattatgagaaggatggcatactgtacaggaagtatgttgacaaaaggggtgtaatgtttgatcagctggtcgtgcctcaagcttatcgagaggatttactgcgcttgtcgcatggaagttcttgggcaggtcatttaggcgTCAAGAAAACGAAGGGACGGTTGTTGCAGGAGTATTATTGGCCAGGCTGTTTCTGCGACGCAAAGCGATTTGTAAGGACATGCGACACGTGTCAGCGTGTAGGTAAGCCGGGTGACAAGTCGAGGGCGCCGATGAAGCTGGTGCCTATCATCACAGAGCCGTTTCGGCGGCTCGTAGTGGACACTGTAGGCCCACTGCCGGCGACATCGTCGGGGTACCGCCACGTGCTGACCGCGATATGCCCAGCGACTAAGTTCCCCGAAGCGGTTCCACTTAAAGAACTTAGCTCTGTGGAAATAGTTAAcgcgctcctttccatattcgcacgagttggctttcccgccgaaatacagtcggatcaaggctctgtgtttactagtgctcttaccactacgtttttggaaaggtgcggagtaaaactaattcatagttcagtctaccacccTCAGTCTAACTCCGTGGAGAAGCTCCACTCCATTCTGAAGCGAGTGTTGAGGGCGTTATGCTACGAAAGGAAGACGGACTGGGAGCTATGTTTGCCGGCTACCATGTTCGCGTTAAGGACTGCCCCACATGAAGCAACGAGGTTTTCGCCAGCCGAGCTCGTGTACGGCCGCTcgttgcgatctcctcttcgcttgcttcgagaatcgtgggaaggccgagccgaagacccagtagtggtcgagtacgttttgaagctactggagcgtttaagaagcgctcaacggctatcagagcaagccatggctaaagcgcaacataggtcaaaggtgtactatgaccgcacagccagaacccgtcgattcgatgtcggggacaaagtaatgatactgcgaccgtcgcagaaaaacaagttagaagtgcagtgggaaggtcccgccaacgtagttgaaaagctttctgacacaaactacgtgatacgcctgcccggaaagcgagagatacagcaagtgtatcattgcaatctgctcaagccataccgagaacgggaagcagtggtatgcatgatggtgaacatccccgaggagattccagttgaacttccagggcttgcatcagtcataaatggtgaggatggtgaaccactaatcaaagaattaatatcgaaagcgcagttagagccggagcaaaagatcgagctccaggatcttctgaaagaatttcaggacttatttgtagataggcctggaagaacctcagttgttactcatgacatcgagctgacatcctcagaacccgtgcgtagcaaagcttaccgagtgtcaccgcgccaacgagagattatggattccgaggtgaagaagatgttggaattaggcgtgatcgagccttgtgagagcgattacacttcgcccttaatcttagttgaggtgccgggaaaagatccacgcccttgcgtggattatcgcaagctaaactcgatcaccaaagatcagatttaccctataccaaacattgaagagtgcattgagagggttagtggagctcgatatatttccacgctggatctcgttcgaggctactggcaggttcctctcaccgaaaaggctagcagatatgcagcgttcatatcgccgttgggaacgttccgccctaaggtattaagcttcggtttgaaaaatgcaccatactgtttttcaagccttatggacaaggtgttacgaggactaggagaattcgctttaccctacttagacgatgtggcgatatattcgtccgcttggtcggaacacatgcaacatctgcgagtggttctaacgcgtttgcgtgaagcgggactaactgtgaaggcacctaaatgccaactcgctcaagctgaggtgatctacctaggtcacataatcggacaaggacgcctccgaccttctgagctcaaggtggctgccatacgcgatttcccgcaaccacgctcaaagacagatatccgctcatttctgggggttgcaggttactatcaacgttacatcctgagatattcggaattagctagcgctttcactgacgcgctccggaaaactgagccacaaactgtcatctgggatgaccgtaaagaggaggctttcaaagcattaaaagCCGCCTTAACAAGTCAACCTGTGCTGAAATCACCTGATTATTCGAAAGAGTTCATAGTTCAGTGTGATGCTAGTGAGCGAGGCATGGGAGTAGTGTTGTGCCAACGAGGAGAGGACGGTGAACACCCAGTTCTTTATGCCAGTCGTAAGTTGACTGTGTGA